Proteins encoded within one genomic window of uncultured Draconibacterium sp.:
- a CDS encoding IS630 family transposase: MDKNNYNSVNLYFQDESRFGLMSHIGKCVTARGVRPVISYQHKFASTYLYGSYSPVNGDSFVWEIDGVNVNIFEAYLNAFSKHKPEEYKIVVVDNAGFHSTKNIEVPDNIYLLNIPPYTPELNPCEQVWQYIKTRFKNQLFEDMEKLRQWLWRISNNMGTETIKSITGNHHFLNAFNAAFNN; the protein is encoded by the coding sequence CTGGATAAAAATAACTACAACAGTGTTAACTTGTATTTTCAAGATGAAAGCCGCTTTGGGCTGATGAGCCATATTGGAAAATGTGTGACAGCTCGTGGGGTGAGGCCGGTTATTAGCTACCAGCACAAATTTGCATCTACCTATTTGTATGGCAGTTATTCTCCTGTTAATGGTGATTCGTTTGTTTGGGAGATCGATGGTGTCAATGTGAATATATTCGAGGCTTACTTAAATGCCTTTTCCAAACACAAGCCAGAAGAATATAAGATTGTAGTTGTTGACAATGCGGGGTTTCATTCTACAAAGAACATAGAGGTACCGGACAATATATATTTGCTAAATATTCCACCTTACACCCCTGAGTTAAATCCTTGCGAACAAGTTTGGCAATACATTAAAACAAGGTTCAAAAACCAACTATTTGAGGACATGGAAAAACTAAGGCAATGGCTGTGGCGTATATCAAACAATATGGGAACAGAAACAATTAAATCGATTACAGGAAATCATCACTTCTTAAATGCATTTAATGCGGCATTTAATAACTAA
- a CDS encoding DoxX family membrane protein — protein sequence MNWKKLIITIFRTAIGWHFLYEGVAKLADGNWSAAGYLSSSTGPLSNFYQWLGGSESIMNVVDPLNMAALILIGLGLTFGLAIRVSAASGVVLLLLYYFAHPPFGGSLLANIEGSLYIVNKNVIEALALLVLLVLKEKGWGLYALLVFSKKKEMEEESSSVKSRREALKNLATIPALGVLGLGAFNETQKFGVDTLSGATIKVGGADIKELKGELPKGKIGPHEISRLVAGGNLIGGWAHSRDLHYVPSLFRAYNTEKKIFETLMLAEEAGINTINIGFPTNATMQKYKKLTGSKIKVITQVHPDADNNDWVVNINKAIDFGVDIIQIQGNWCDWLVRDNKLDKIDLMLNHIREQGYTAGLASHTVDSLIACEEQGIIPDYYMKTMHHDNYWSAHPRENRFPFEVDGKKYADHNRFHDNLFCLYPDKTVDFVNRATVPVMGFIPI from the coding sequence ATGAACTGGAAAAAACTAATCATCACCATTTTTAGAACTGCGATTGGCTGGCACTTTTTATACGAAGGAGTTGCAAAATTAGCTGACGGAAACTGGAGTGCTGCCGGATATTTATCGAGCTCAACAGGGCCTTTATCCAATTTTTACCAGTGGTTGGGCGGTTCTGAAAGTATTATGAATGTGGTAGATCCGTTGAATATGGCTGCTTTAATCCTAATCGGACTGGGACTCACATTTGGTTTGGCCATTCGTGTTTCGGCAGCTTCGGGTGTTGTTTTGCTTTTGCTATACTACTTTGCACATCCGCCATTTGGAGGTTCGTTGCTGGCCAATATCGAAGGCAGTCTGTACATCGTAAATAAAAATGTGATTGAAGCGCTGGCCTTACTCGTATTGCTTGTGTTAAAAGAAAAAGGCTGGGGATTGTATGCGCTTCTTGTTTTCTCGAAGAAGAAAGAAATGGAAGAAGAATCGTCTTCTGTAAAATCACGAAGAGAAGCTTTGAAAAACCTGGCAACAATTCCGGCATTAGGAGTATTGGGTTTGGGAGCTTTTAACGAGACACAGAAATTTGGTGTCGACACACTTTCGGGGGCAACTATAAAAGTTGGTGGAGCTGATATAAAAGAGCTGAAAGGAGAACTTCCAAAAGGAAAGATCGGACCGCACGAAATAAGTCGTTTAGTGGCCGGTGGAAACCTTATTGGTGGTTGGGCACACTCGCGAGATCTGCATTATGTGCCGTCGTTGTTCCGGGCTTACAATACCGAAAAGAAGATTTTTGAAACACTGATGCTGGCCGAAGAAGCCGGAATTAATACCATCAATATCGGGTTTCCTACAAATGCCACCATGCAGAAGTATAAAAAGCTAACCGGAAGTAAAATTAAGGTGATAACGCAGGTGCACCCTGATGCGGATAACAACGATTGGGTGGTGAATATTAATAAAGCCATTGATTTTGGTGTGGATATTATTCAGATTCAGGGAAACTGGTGCGACTGGCTGGTGCGCGACAATAAACTGGATAAAATTGATTTAATGCTGAATCATATCCGCGAGCAGGGCTATACTGCCGGGCTGGCTTCGCATACGGTTGATTCGTTGATTGCCTGCGAGGAGCAGGGAATTATCCCGGATTATTACATGAAAACCATGCACCACGATAATTACTGGTCGGCACACCCGCGCGAGAACCGTTTCCCGTTTGAAGTGGATGGTAAAAAGTATGCGGATCATAACCGCTTTCACGATAACCTGTTTTGTTTGTATCCTGATAAAACGGTTGACTTTGTTAATCGCGCCACTGTTCCGGTTATGGGATTTATACCGATTTAG
- a CDS encoding winged helix-turn-helix domain-containing protein: MGKKAYLEIKESVAELQKLLVKQKSFQAGKRLRSLIEIKSGRFSTRQELADYLCVHKRTLERWLNNYKSGGISELLSDKPKVKRSKIITPAIHQGLEQRVNDPHNPFQGYWDARNWVYQEYGVEIKYQRIREYLIKHFKTKVKSPRKSHIKKDKQAEEAFLKTTKHIPRT, translated from the coding sequence ATGGGAAAGAAAGCCTATTTGGAGATAAAAGAATCGGTAGCTGAGCTACAAAAACTGTTGGTAAAACAAAAATCATTTCAGGCAGGAAAACGGCTCAGGAGTTTAATTGAAATAAAATCCGGCAGGTTTAGTACCCGTCAAGAACTTGCAGACTATTTATGTGTGCACAAAAGGACTCTTGAAAGATGGCTCAATAATTACAAATCCGGAGGTATTTCAGAGTTGCTATCCGACAAGCCAAAAGTCAAACGATCAAAAATTATTACGCCTGCAATTCATCAAGGTCTTGAGCAAAGAGTCAATGACCCGCATAATCCGTTCCAGGGGTATTGGGATGCCCGGAACTGGGTATATCAGGAATATGGGGTAGAAATAAAATATCAACGTATCAGGGAATACCTGATAAAACATTTCAAAACCAAGGTAAAAAGCCCGCGGAAATCACATATTAAGAAAGACAAACAGGCCGAAGAAGCTTTTTTAAAAACTACCAAACACATTCCACGCACTTAG
- a CDS encoding family 78 glycoside hydrolase catalytic domain, with amino-acid sequence MKKLLLFLCFLAIGNFLSNAKIKPTQLTCEYLQNPSVVDVLQPRLAWIDVAGDDERGQVQTAYQIRVATTKDKLSAPDLWDSKKVESNASTRVEYDGDKLVSCQDCWWQVRVWDKNGEASEWSEPAFWHMGLLNESDWQAKWIGAPWQGEECLPKPARNLGGDGNRLQELPPPAPLFRKEFNVTKQVKKAVAYVTGLGYFEMYLNGKKVGDDVLVPNQTNYGKRPGLPEQFIPVDDNFREYKVMYLAYDISDQMVAGANTFGAILGNGFYNPAKHWDLGYGSPRLLMEVHVTYTDGTEDVIVSDESWKVSKSPILMDMVFYGEHYDARLEQDGWCTAGFDDSLWENAVLRKAPEGKLMAHTAHPDKVYETLEPVRIEKMYNGNYKVDFGIEISGWVRLKNVEGPEGHKIEINYMSNTFSGDNSYIFNGKGKENYAARFNWFVFREVEIVNWPGVLEPENICAEAINTYIEESAKFETSNPLFNEVNEIWKRSQTDNMHGGIASDCPHRERSPYTGDGQVACITVMHNFDAQNFYYKWIQDIIGAQNVETGYVPNGAPWQPGCGGGVAWGAAVNIMPWEFYVHYGAVDMLEEAYEPMKEYVRYMQTWVDNEGIMYSQRVGLNGEVLRWFNLGDWVTPGDLPPDELVHTFYFWRCADITAKAAEVLGKRREAKRYVKLAEATKKAFHKRFFDSEKGTYGNSGANIFALKMGVPEAEYARVIKALKENIKKNKGHLDTGIFGTQFFFEVLTENGMHDLAYDAMNKKEEPGYGRWLTLGATTSWEHWDTGGSHNHPMFGGGLVWLYRQLAGMQADEEIPGYRHIIFHPQPVDEMEFANYYNKTPYGKAGIKWQQDEGKLNVDIIVPVGCTATVILPGEDFIADGKTLSSNADVKVVSQAQNELVLEVGSGTYNFSN; translated from the coding sequence ATGAAAAAACTATTGCTGTTTCTTTGCTTTTTAGCAATTGGCAATTTCTTATCGAATGCTAAAATCAAACCAACACAACTTACTTGCGAATACCTGCAAAATCCTTCAGTAGTTGATGTACTTCAGCCTCGTTTGGCGTGGATAGATGTGGCCGGCGACGACGAAAGAGGTCAAGTTCAAACGGCCTACCAAATCCGGGTGGCTACAACTAAAGATAAGCTTTCAGCTCCCGATTTATGGGATAGTAAAAAGGTTGAAAGTAACGCGTCGACCCGTGTAGAGTACGATGGTGATAAACTGGTATCGTGTCAGGATTGCTGGTGGCAGGTTCGTGTTTGGGATAAGAACGGTGAAGCTTCGGAATGGAGTGAGCCAGCATTCTGGCACATGGGATTGCTTAACGAAAGTGACTGGCAGGCAAAATGGATTGGTGCACCGTGGCAGGGCGAGGAATGTTTACCAAAACCCGCGCGTAATCTTGGTGGAGACGGTAATCGTTTGCAGGAACTTCCACCACCGGCTCCCTTATTCCGTAAAGAATTTAACGTCACAAAACAGGTTAAAAAAGCCGTGGCATATGTAACCGGATTGGGTTATTTCGAAATGTATCTGAACGGAAAGAAAGTCGGAGACGATGTCTTGGTTCCCAACCAAACCAACTATGGCAAGCGTCCCGGACTTCCGGAACAATTTATTCCTGTTGATGACAATTTCAGGGAATATAAAGTGATGTACCTGGCTTATGATATTTCGGATCAGATGGTTGCTGGCGCGAACACTTTTGGTGCGATACTTGGAAATGGGTTTTATAATCCGGCCAAACATTGGGACTTGGGTTATGGTTCGCCCCGCTTGTTAATGGAGGTTCATGTAACCTACACCGACGGTACCGAGGATGTAATTGTAAGCGATGAGAGCTGGAAGGTTTCAAAAAGTCCGATTTTGATGGACATGGTATTTTACGGCGAACATTATGATGCACGTTTGGAACAAGATGGTTGGTGCACTGCCGGTTTTGACGACTCGTTATGGGAAAATGCAGTTTTAAGAAAAGCGCCCGAAGGAAAGTTGATGGCGCACACTGCTCATCCCGACAAAGTTTATGAAACGCTTGAACCGGTGAGGATAGAGAAAATGTACAACGGGAATTATAAAGTTGATTTTGGGATTGAAATTTCGGGTTGGGTGCGGCTGAAAAATGTGGAAGGCCCTGAAGGACACAAAATAGAAATCAATTATATGTCGAATACGTTCTCGGGCGATAATTCATACATTTTTAATGGCAAAGGCAAAGAAAATTATGCGGCCCGTTTTAACTGGTTTGTTTTCCGCGAAGTGGAAATAGTAAATTGGCCGGGCGTGCTGGAACCCGAAAATATTTGTGCCGAGGCGATCAATACTTATATCGAAGAATCGGCCAAATTCGAAACTTCAAATCCGCTTTTTAACGAGGTAAATGAGATCTGGAAACGCAGCCAGACCGATAACATGCACGGAGGCATTGCCAGCGATTGCCCTCACCGCGAACGTTCGCCATACACCGGTGATGGGCAGGTGGCTTGTATTACTGTGATGCATAATTTTGATGCACAAAACTTCTACTACAAGTGGATTCAGGACATTATCGGAGCACAAAATGTTGAAACCGGATATGTGCCAAATGGTGCACCATGGCAACCCGGTTGCGGCGGTGGTGTTGCCTGGGGAGCGGCAGTGAATATTATGCCCTGGGAGTTTTATGTGCACTACGGCGCTGTGGACATGTTGGAAGAAGCTTACGAGCCGATGAAAGAATATGTGCGCTACATGCAAACCTGGGTGGATAATGAGGGAATAATGTACTCGCAACGTGTTGGCCTAAATGGTGAAGTTTTGCGCTGGTTTAATTTGGGTGACTGGGTTACACCGGGCGATCTTCCTCCTGATGAGCTGGTGCACACTTTCTATTTCTGGCGCTGTGCCGATATTACAGCAAAAGCTGCTGAGGTTTTGGGAAAAAGAAGAGAAGCGAAAAGGTATGTTAAGTTGGCAGAAGCTACAAAAAAGGCATTTCACAAGCGATTTTTCGACTCGGAAAAAGGAACTTACGGAAACTCGGGAGCCAATATTTTTGCATTGAAAATGGGTGTTCCCGAAGCTGAATATGCACGAGTAATAAAAGCGCTGAAAGAAAATATTAAAAAGAACAAAGGCCATTTGGATACCGGGATATTTGGTACGCAGTTTTTCTTTGAAGTGCTAACCGAAAACGGAATGCACGACCTCGCTTACGATGCCATGAACAAAAAAGAAGAGCCCGGTTATGGCCGTTGGTTAACGCTGGGAGCAACAACCAGCTGGGAGCACTGGGATACCGGAGGTTCGCACAATCACCCAATGTTTGGCGGAGGTTTGGTATGGTTGTATCGTCAGTTGGCAGGTATGCAGGCCGATGAGGAAATTCCGGGATACCGTCATATTATTTTTCATCCGCAGCCGGTTGACGAAATGGAATTTGCCAACTATTACAACAAAACACCTTATGGAAAGGCCGGAATAAAATGGCAGCAAGACGAAGGGAAATTGAATGTTGACATTATTGTTCCTGTTGGTTGTACCGCAACAGTGATCTTGCCGGGAGAGGATTTTATAGCCGACGGAAAAACGTTGAGTTCAAATGCTGATGTGAAGGTTGTTTCACAAGCCCAAAACGAACTGGTGCTGGAAGTTGGATCGGGCACTTATAATTTTAGCAACTAA
- a CDS encoding CPBP family intramembrane glutamic endopeptidase, whose amino-acid sequence MRTTTKKVMYFTEFTLLFFGVPLFLFFDKNLIHPSSVLLPILVALILYFRKQKEFKSRDLFKLGISKKMWLQQALAMLLVGVFLLTYVFTFEPENLFNLPKRNPAIWMMMLFFYPVFSAYGQEIVYRKFLLMRYGNLFQNKWQLIFASAITFSFVHIVYFSILSLVLTFFAGIYLAWIYHKTGSVLFVSILHGIMGFLIFTVGLGQHFWLDMMQWM is encoded by the coding sequence ATGAGAACCACCACAAAAAAAGTAATGTATTTCACCGAATTCACCCTCTTGTTTTTTGGAGTACCACTGTTTTTGTTTTTCGATAAGAACCTCATACACCCCAGTTCTGTTCTTTTACCTATTCTCGTTGCACTTATCTTATATTTCCGCAAGCAAAAGGAATTCAAAAGCCGCGATCTGTTCAAACTGGGAATTTCAAAAAAGATGTGGCTACAACAAGCTCTTGCCATGCTTCTTGTCGGTGTTTTTCTACTCACCTATGTTTTCACTTTCGAACCAGAAAACCTGTTTAACCTACCCAAAAGAAATCCCGCCATCTGGATGATGATGTTGTTTTTCTACCCCGTGTTTTCAGCCTACGGACAGGAAATTGTTTACCGGAAATTTCTGCTTATGCGCTATGGGAATCTTTTTCAAAACAAGTGGCAATTGATCTTTGCCAGCGCTATTACTTTTAGTTTTGTACACATTGTATACTTCAGTATTTTATCGTTGGTACTTACTTTTTTTGCAGGTATCTACCTCGCCTGGATTTATCACAAAACCGGGAGCGTACTTTTCGTTAGCATTTTACATGGCATAATGGGCTTTCTGATTTTTACAGTTGGTTTAGGACAACATTTCTGGCTTGATATGATGCAGTGGATGTAA
- a CDS encoding GAF domain-containing protein encodes MKTDKQINCPFAQLPFSSVLSFELLIKDIERIESTANHPMKDMAKSTLNALNKVPALKKPIHNTALLDENQDLVNQLMAFVINPLRHKNSMEACNAPIGQDPFFATKLLKNSLSCEHKLFEIALSNEQDLSLISKVYQAYLLILEKFYNYKIDVDLPFTYRLTDTKEGYIKYIRKHVTTDYVQVRELKKHTKLTPEDITKLLDNTDDLEVWNEIIPLENFELSGFIHFNLVDITQDFVISQLKTDLLDKKTVDTNEGFEVLQKRIRALFNNPKLKFGMAVAPDEDAMLNLNLIWNTIVPRSELKCDEYVGSMYEQAFTENRIVNIPDLQKIPKDIVVQNLLDAGIRSLAVVPLYVDSKAIGMLEFGCEKPNSISLLQVKRLHDVFPTFALALKRSKEEWNDRIRAVIQDQFTAIHPTVEWRFREAVGHFLSENKNGGKTTVESIVFNDVVPIYGASDVRGSSIERNLAIQADLSEQLKHAREILDYTRQIREMPLLDDICFNIQQNIDTVQNGLKAGDEVVIIEFLTKEVDPFLRLLKERFSELEEPVKDYFNSLDPHLNVVYKKRKNFEESLTVINEEVSEIIETEQVKAQEVFPHYFEKYRTDGIEYNAYIGQSLVKGLKYCDIYLKNIRLWQLLVKVKIARRIKLLQPQLATKLDITQLILVHSNPLSIAFRQDEKKFDVAGAYNIRYEITKKRIDKALINGTSERVTQPGKIAIIYSHADEIRDYKKYIDYMIAKGYLTSNIEDVELEDLVGASGLRALRVEVDLSDLTPNQIETEEIAQVVSSQ; translated from the coding sequence ATGAAAACAGATAAACAAATTAATTGCCCATTCGCCCAACTCCCTTTCAGCTCAGTACTTAGTTTTGAGCTGCTTATAAAAGATATTGAGCGGATTGAATCGACGGCTAATCACCCGATGAAAGATATGGCAAAAAGTACGCTGAATGCTTTGAACAAGGTTCCTGCGCTAAAAAAACCAATACACAACACTGCCCTACTCGACGAAAATCAGGATCTGGTGAATCAGCTTATGGCGTTTGTAATAAATCCCTTGCGTCACAAAAACAGTATGGAAGCCTGCAACGCTCCAATCGGGCAAGATCCGTTTTTTGCCACCAAATTGCTGAAAAACAGCCTTAGTTGCGAGCATAAATTATTTGAAATTGCCCTAAGTAACGAGCAGGATCTTTCGCTGATTTCTAAGGTATATCAGGCTTACCTGTTGATACTTGAGAAATTTTACAACTATAAAATCGACGTTGATCTTCCCTTCACCTATCGCCTTACCGACACAAAAGAAGGCTACATCAAATACATACGAAAACATGTAACAACCGACTATGTGCAGGTTCGTGAATTAAAAAAGCACACAAAACTTACGCCGGAAGATATTACCAAACTGCTGGATAATACGGATGATCTGGAGGTGTGGAATGAAATAATTCCCTTGGAGAATTTTGAACTTTCAGGATTTATCCATTTCAACCTGGTAGATATCACCCAGGACTTTGTGATCTCTCAACTAAAAACCGATTTGCTCGACAAAAAAACAGTTGATACAAACGAAGGTTTTGAAGTGCTGCAAAAACGAATACGTGCCTTGTTTAACAATCCGAAGCTAAAATTCGGAATGGCGGTTGCCCCGGATGAGGATGCAATGTTGAATCTGAACCTGATTTGGAATACCATTGTTCCAAGGTCGGAGCTAAAATGTGACGAATATGTTGGATCGATGTACGAACAGGCATTCACTGAGAATCGGATTGTAAACATTCCCGATCTTCAAAAAATACCAAAGGATATCGTTGTACAAAACCTCTTGGATGCAGGAATAAGAAGCCTGGCTGTTGTGCCGCTTTATGTAGATAGCAAAGCTATAGGCATGCTCGAATTTGGGTGCGAAAAACCAAATAGTATCAGTTTACTTCAGGTTAAAAGGCTACATGATGTTTTTCCAACCTTTGCACTGGCCCTGAAACGATCGAAAGAAGAATGGAACGACAGAATCAGAGCGGTAATCCAGGATCAGTTTACAGCCATTCATCCCACTGTTGAGTGGCGTTTTCGCGAAGCCGTTGGTCACTTTCTTTCGGAAAATAAGAATGGTGGAAAAACTACTGTTGAATCGATTGTTTTCAACGATGTAGTTCCTATCTACGGTGCTTCGGATGTACGTGGCTCATCTATAGAACGTAACCTGGCTATCCAGGCCGACCTCTCCGAGCAATTAAAACATGCACGTGAAATACTGGACTATACCCGCCAAATAAGAGAAATGCCATTGCTTGATGATATCTGTTTTAACATTCAGCAAAATATCGATACGGTACAAAACGGACTAAAAGCAGGAGATGAAGTTGTAATTATTGAATTTCTGACAAAGGAAGTTGATCCGTTTTTGCGCTTGCTAAAAGAACGTTTTTCAGAGCTTGAAGAACCGGTAAAAGACTATTTTAATTCGCTTGATCCGCACCTGAATGTAGTGTACAAAAAGCGAAAGAACTTTGAGGAAAGCCTGACAGTGATTAACGAAGAGGTTAGTGAAATAATTGAGACCGAGCAGGTAAAAGCGCAGGAGGTATTCCCGCATTATTTTGAAAAATACCGTACCGATGGAATTGAATACAATGCTTACATTGGTCAGTCGCTGGTTAAAGGATTAAAGTACTGCGACATCTATTTAAAAAATATCAGGCTATGGCAACTGCTGGTAAAAGTTAAAATTGCCCGCAGGATAAAATTGCTTCAACCACAACTGGCAACAAAACTTGATATTACGCAACTCATTCTGGTTCATTCAAATCCGCTAAGCATTGCTTTCCGGCAAGATGAGAAAAAGTTTGATGTGGCCGGCGCCTACAATATTCGCTACGAGATTACCAAAAAACGTATTGATAAAGCGCTGATTAACGGAACCAGCGAACGTGTAACGCAGCCGGGAAAAATTGCAATCATATACTCACATGCCGATGAAATCAGAGATTACAAAAAGTACATCGATTACATGATTGCAAAAGGTTATCTAACCAGTAATATTGAGGATGTAGAACTGGAAGATTTAGTTGGCGCATCGGGTTTACGGGCACTGCGTGTTGAAGTTGATCTTAGTGATTTGACGCCAAATCAAATTGAGACGGAGGAAATTGCACAGGTTGTAAGCAGCCAGTAA
- a CDS encoding cysteate synthase, with translation MSKDFSPTKYILKSFKTGKEFKDAGWMLDAPGEAEPTLIRAIYDKKQIDVKDDSWGLYKFADWLPIGRMLEGSSAPVTYKSEGLAKELGLENLWITFSGYWPEKGTTMKTASFKETEAYSVCGRMTEDMHQVLVVASAGNTSRAFARVCSENNIPLLICVPEDNIGALWFDAPINDCVKLICSKSGSDYFDAIHLSNIVAGMEGFVAEGGAKNVARRDGMATTMLSATTTIGEIPDYYFQAIGSGTGAIAAWEANLRLIEDGRFGNKKMKLMVSQNSPFTPIHDAWKADSRAMLSLDDNLAREQVEAIVAKVLSNRKPPYPIAGGLYDAMKDAGGEVLLASNEQAAHAGELFLQTEGNDIHPASAIATATLIEAVKDGTVKKDDLIMLNITGGGEEKFKAENDLFYLKPEIIFDINPNEEEVKEKVEKLFS, from the coding sequence ATGAGCAAAGATTTTTCGCCCACAAAATACATCCTGAAATCGTTTAAAACAGGCAAGGAGTTTAAAGATGCAGGCTGGATGCTGGATGCTCCGGGTGAAGCCGAACCAACATTAATTCGTGCTATTTACGATAAAAAACAGATTGACGTAAAAGACGATTCGTGGGGCTTGTACAAATTTGCCGACTGGCTACCAATTGGCAGAATGCTTGAAGGATCGTCGGCACCGGTGACCTACAAAAGCGAAGGCCTGGCAAAAGAATTGGGGCTTGAAAATCTTTGGATCACCTTTAGCGGCTACTGGCCCGAAAAAGGTACAACCATGAAAACGGCCTCGTTTAAAGAAACCGAAGCTTACTCGGTTTGTGGTCGTATGACAGAAGATATGCATCAGGTTTTGGTGGTTGCTTCAGCCGGGAATACTTCGCGTGCTTTTGCAAGAGTTTGCTCTGAAAATAATATACCTCTGCTGATTTGTGTTCCGGAAGATAACATCGGCGCACTTTGGTTTGACGCCCCGATTAACGATTGCGTAAAACTGATCTGCAGCAAATCGGGCAGCGACTATTTCGATGCCATTCACCTCTCGAATATTGTAGCAGGAATGGAAGGTTTTGTTGCTGAAGGAGGTGCAAAAAACGTTGCCCGCCGCGATGGAATGGCAACAACAATGCTTTCGGCAACTACTACTATTGGTGAAATTCCTGATTACTATTTTCAGGCAATTGGTAGCGGAACCGGAGCAATTGCCGCCTGGGAAGCCAATTTGCGTTTAATAGAAGATGGCCGATTTGGCAACAAAAAAATGAAACTGATGGTTTCGCAGAATTCGCCGTTTACGCCAATCCACGATGCATGGAAAGCTGATTCGCGCGCAATGTTGTCGTTAGATGATAATCTGGCCCGCGAGCAGGTGGAAGCCATTGTGGCAAAAGTTCTGTCGAACCGCAAACCTCCGTATCCAATTGCCGGCGGATTGTACGACGCCATGAAAGATGCGGGCGGCGAAGTATTACTGGCCTCGAACGAACAAGCTGCCCATGCCGGAGAATTGTTCTTACAAACCGAAGGAAATGATATACACCCGGCATCGGCTATTGCCACTGCAACACTTATTGAAGCGGTTAAAGACGGTACAGTTAAAAAAGATGACCTGATTATGCTGAATATTACAGGCGGTGGCGAAGAGAAATTCAAAGCTGAAAATGATCTGTTCTACTTAAAACCTGAAATTATTTTCGATATTAATCCGAACGAAGAAGAGGTAAAAGAAAAAGTAGAAAAGCTTTTTTCTTAA
- a CDS encoding NUDIX hydrolase, with the protein MSLNKYQTIFNNLKNASLSIGIDCVIFSVISGDLKVLINAFQPGLSYMLPGGVIFNDETADVAANRVLFERTGVKNIFLKQFKTFTAPKRFSYYSVIEELKHENISLPSTINFPERVITIGYFSLVNFNEIHTTGGTLEEENIWTNINDIPELLYDHNLIVTEALNALRKELFFKPIGYNLLPEKFTMPELQHIYEIILDRPLTRSNFQRKMLNWGIYERLEERKKGVSHKRPFLYRFNKNKYEEAVKQGASFCF; encoded by the coding sequence ATGAGTCTTAACAAATACCAGACCATCTTTAATAATTTAAAAAATGCAAGCTTAAGCATTGGTATTGACTGTGTTATATTCTCCGTTATCTCAGGAGATCTAAAAGTACTAATCAATGCTTTTCAACCGGGCTTAAGCTATATGTTGCCCGGCGGTGTAATTTTTAATGATGAAACCGCTGACGTTGCCGCCAACCGAGTCCTATTCGAAAGAACAGGTGTAAAAAACATCTTCTTAAAACAGTTTAAAACATTCACCGCGCCAAAGCGTTTTTCCTATTATTCGGTAATCGAAGAGTTAAAACACGAAAATATTTCTCTTCCATCAACGATCAATTTTCCCGAGCGGGTAATTACAATCGGGTATTTTTCACTGGTTAATTTCAACGAGATTCACACAACTGGAGGCACACTCGAAGAAGAGAACATTTGGACCAACATTAACGATATTCCCGAACTTTTATACGACCACAATCTAATTGTTACTGAAGCGCTAAATGCCCTGCGCAAAGAGCTTTTCTTTAAACCTATCGGTTACAATCTTCTGCCTGAAAAATTTACAATGCCGGAACTTCAGCACATTTATGAGATCATTTTAGACCGACCACTGACTAGAAGTAATTTTCAGCGAAAAATGTTGAACTGGGGAATTTACGAAAGGCTGGAGGAACGAAAAAAAGGCGTTTCGCATAAGCGTCCGTTTCTGTATCGTTTCAACAAAAACAAATACGAGGAAGCTGTAAAACAAGGTGCCAGCTTCTGCTTCTGA